The following coding sequences are from one Nicotiana tabacum cultivar K326 chromosome 1, ASM71507v2, whole genome shotgun sequence window:
- the LOC142164193 gene encoding uncharacterized protein LOC142164193, translated as MTKDTELSRSEDSKFPELEGDVGKLRKTHNNVCLHTAAGTSKQVNKKPYTNANLNSIFDKPITPKIPKEIMTTIPQTSTYANSLHQNKKIYNHITQTYIENIYKIQTFLNLNPRATTTTNPTQDYITQKLQGYNRLIAQPKTRSNLVKTCYNYGLLSTVYTYDGEEISGIPEIYKAFITYKIITKGNLFFIKFYTAPAEILYDEIKPLIQVVKIGFTRDMIIPEEIEQQPEIPKIEIPSFYTNKRIIGIATIIQELANNYLQENAIWSYYSRDQLMIYLGFRCFGFFIPDVLGLSSVISPVFISGFVSVLSIISVYVSLVSE; from the exons atgactaaaGATACGGAGCTAAGTCGATCGGAAGACTCAAAATTTCCAGAGTTAGagggagacgttgggaaactccgtAAAACCCATAACAATGTTTGTTTACATACAGCTGCAGGTACGAGTAAACAAGTTAATAAGAAACCGTATACTAATGCCAATTTGAATAGCATATTTGATAAACCAATtactccaaaaataccaaaagaaaTAATGACTACAATACCACAAACCTCAACCTATGCAAACAGTCTAcaccaaaataagaaaatatacaaCCATATTACCCAGACCTATATTGAAAACATATACAAAATCCAAACATTTCTAAACCTTAACCCCAGAGCAACTACTACAACAAATCCAACACAAGACTATATAACCCAAAAACTCCAAGGATATAATAGACTTATTGCCCAACCAAAGACCAGATCCAatctagtaaaaacatgttacaattACGGATtacttagcacagtatatacctATGATGGAGAAGAGATAAGTGGAATACCAGAGATATATAAAGCATTTATTACATATAAAATAATTACAAAAGGAaacctattttttataaaattctatacagcaccagctgaGATACTATACGATGAAATAAAACCTCTTATACAGGTTGTAAAAATAGGATttacacgagatatgataataccagaaGAGATAGAACAACAACCAGAGATACCAAAAATCGAGATACCGAGTTTTTACACCAACAAAAGAATAATTGGAATAGCAACTATTATCCAAGAATTAGCCAACAATTATCTACAGGAAAATGCCATTTGGAGCTACTACTCAAGAGATCAACTAATGATATAT CTCGGGTTTagatgttttggattttttattcctgatgTGCTTGGTTTATCCTCggtcatatctcctgtatttatttctggatTTGTTTCTGTTCTTTCTATAATTTCTGTATATGtctcacttgtttctgaatag